A DNA window from Onthophagus taurus isolate NC chromosome 1, IU_Otau_3.0, whole genome shotgun sequence contains the following coding sequences:
- the LOC111423045 gene encoding uncharacterized protein isoform X2: MENFKLIEDTRHNSCHSTPNSRRESLCSSSDRRLMPPIENILYQSQIDTLQWQLKQTEASREMYRAVMKQVVTFLERAHRSLEILGKKSVNQPVHRSKSEHHVATLEISPNKSATFNPYEDLWKHKKPEVAPDEIPPEKLAQEAFRLLRTAQSLLNTREPNLAHVNNEPEDDISFLSQLAKEFPADRKQPTAISLSPKLLVPEKENRFSRKLSLRSNDSPFGARRRCDTSINKKEISQDNFIVPIEKCNKEKYKYEPEKSSSPPVSSISSAEDESGFSSMNSFQEVGLPIISSTITEETLTKEALLRSMLHNENTYYSLQDYHVNERSNLSEMKYQKPKPIDDRKIWSKPATHQRSNSVPVEPIANENINMKVLWV; encoded by the exons atG GAAAACTTCAAGCTCATTGAAGATACCCGACATAACTCTTGCCATAGTACGCCTAATAGTAGAAGGGAATCTTTGTGCTCGTCATCAGATCGAAGATTAATGCCACCCATAGAGAATATCTTGTATCAATCGCAAATCGATACTTTACAATGGCAATTAAAACAg aCTGAAGCTAGTAGAGAAATGTATCGAGCAGTGATGAAGCAAgttgtaacatttttggagAGAGCGCATCGAAGTTTAGAAATATTAGGAAAGAAATCTGTCAATCAACCAGTTCATAGATCAAAAAGTGAACATCATGTAGCAACTTTAGAAATATCTCCCAATAAATCTGCCACTTTTAATCCTTATGAAGATTTATG gaaGCACAAAAAGCCAGAAGTAGCCCCAGATGAGATACCACCAGAAAAATTAGCACAAGAAGCATTTCGTCTTTTGAGAACTGcacaatctttattaaatacaaGAGAACCTAATTTAGCACACGTTAATAATGAACCGGAAGATGATATAAGTTTCTTATCTCAATTAGCAAAGGAGTTTCCGGCCGATAGAAAACAACCAACAGCAATTTCCCTAAGCCCGAAACTATTAGTaccagaaaaagaaaatagattttcaagaaaattatcGTTGCGATCTAACGATTCTCCATTTGGTGCCAGGAGACGTTGCGATACatcaattaacaaaaaagaaatttctcaAGACAACTTCATAGTTCCCattgaaaaatgtaataaagaaaaatataaatacgaGCCAGAAAAATCCTCCTCGCCTCCAGTTAGTAGTATAAGTTCAGCCGAAGACGAAAGTGGATTTTCGTCAATGAATTCCTTCCAAGAAGTTGGATTGCCAATTATATCTTCGACTATAACCGAAGAAACATTAACAAAAGAAGCTTTGCTAAGAAGTATGCTCCATAATGAAAACACTTATTACAGCCTACAAGATTATCACGTAAACGAACGAAGTAATTTGTCAGaaatgaaatatcaaaaaccGAAACCTATTGATGATCGAAAAATTTGGTCAAAACCAGCGACCCATCAAAGATCAAACTCAGTGCCAGTTGAACCAATTGCCAATGAAAACATTAATATGAAAGTTTTGTGGGTTTGA
- the LOC111423045 gene encoding uncharacterized protein isoform X3 translates to MENFKLIEDTRHNSCHSTPNSRRESLCSSSDRRLMPPIENILYQSQIDTLQWQLKQTEASREMYRAVMKQVVTFLERAHRSLEILGKKSVNQPVHRSKSEHHVATLEISPNKSATFNPYEDLWKHKKPEVAPDEIPPEKLAQEAFRLLRTAQSLLNTREPNLAHVNNEPEDDISFLSQLAKEFPADRKQPTAISLSPKLLVPEKENRFSRKLSLRSNDSPFGARRRCDTSINKKEISQDNFIVPIEKCNKEKYKYEPEKSSSPPVSSISSAEDESGFSSMNSFQEVGLPIISSTITEETLTKEALLRSMLHNENTYYSLQDYHVNERSNLSEMKYQKPKPIDDRKIWSKPATHQRSNSVPVEPIANENINMKVLWV, encoded by the exons Atg GAAAACTTCAAGCTCATTGAAGATACCCGACATAACTCTTGCCATAGTACGCCTAATAGTAGAAGGGAATCTTTGTGCTCGTCATCAGATCGAAGATTAATGCCACCCATAGAGAATATCTTGTATCAATCGCAAATCGATACTTTACAATGGCAATTAAAACAg aCTGAAGCTAGTAGAGAAATGTATCGAGCAGTGATGAAGCAAgttgtaacatttttggagAGAGCGCATCGAAGTTTAGAAATATTAGGAAAGAAATCTGTCAATCAACCAGTTCATAGATCAAAAAGTGAACATCATGTAGCAACTTTAGAAATATCTCCCAATAAATCTGCCACTTTTAATCCTTATGAAGATTTATG gaaGCACAAAAAGCCAGAAGTAGCCCCAGATGAGATACCACCAGAAAAATTAGCACAAGAAGCATTTCGTCTTTTGAGAACTGcacaatctttattaaatacaaGAGAACCTAATTTAGCACACGTTAATAATGAACCGGAAGATGATATAAGTTTCTTATCTCAATTAGCAAAGGAGTTTCCGGCCGATAGAAAACAACCAACAGCAATTTCCCTAAGCCCGAAACTATTAGTaccagaaaaagaaaatagattttcaagaaaattatcGTTGCGATCTAACGATTCTCCATTTGGTGCCAGGAGACGTTGCGATACatcaattaacaaaaaagaaatttctcaAGACAACTTCATAGTTCCCattgaaaaatgtaataaagaaaaatataaatacgaGCCAGAAAAATCCTCCTCGCCTCCAGTTAGTAGTATAAGTTCAGCCGAAGACGAAAGTGGATTTTCGTCAATGAATTCCTTCCAAGAAGTTGGATTGCCAATTATATCTTCGACTATAACCGAAGAAACATTAACAAAAGAAGCTTTGCTAAGAAGTATGCTCCATAATGAAAACACTTATTACAGCCTACAAGATTATCACGTAAACGAACGAAGTAATTTGTCAGaaatgaaatatcaaaaaccGAAACCTATTGATGATCGAAAAATTTGGTCAAAACCAGCGACCCATCAAAGATCAAACTCAGTGCCAGTTGAACCAATTGCCAATGAAAACATTAATATGAAAGTTTTGTGGGTTTGA
- the LOC111423045 gene encoding uncharacterized protein isoform X4, with product MPPIENILYQSQIDTLQWQLKQTEASREMYRAVMKQVVTFLERAHRSLEILGKKSVNQPVHRSKSEHHVATLEISPNKSATFNPYEDLWKHKKPEVAPDEIPPEKLAQEAFRLLRTAQSLLNTREPNLAHVNNEPEDDISFLSQLAKEFPADRKQPTAISLSPKLLVPEKENRFSRKLSLRSNDSPFGARRRCDTSINKKEISQDNFIVPIEKCNKEKYKYEPEKSSSPPVSSISSAEDESGFSSMNSFQEVGLPIISSTITEETLTKEALLRSMLHNENTYYSLQDYHVNERSNLSEMKYQKPKPIDDRKIWSKPATHQRSNSVPVEPIANENINMKVLWV from the exons ATGCCACCCATAGAGAATATCTTGTATCAATCGCAAATCGATACTTTACAATGGCAATTAAAACAg aCTGAAGCTAGTAGAGAAATGTATCGAGCAGTGATGAAGCAAgttgtaacatttttggagAGAGCGCATCGAAGTTTAGAAATATTAGGAAAGAAATCTGTCAATCAACCAGTTCATAGATCAAAAAGTGAACATCATGTAGCAACTTTAGAAATATCTCCCAATAAATCTGCCACTTTTAATCCTTATGAAGATTTATG gaaGCACAAAAAGCCAGAAGTAGCCCCAGATGAGATACCACCAGAAAAATTAGCACAAGAAGCATTTCGTCTTTTGAGAACTGcacaatctttattaaatacaaGAGAACCTAATTTAGCACACGTTAATAATGAACCGGAAGATGATATAAGTTTCTTATCTCAATTAGCAAAGGAGTTTCCGGCCGATAGAAAACAACCAACAGCAATTTCCCTAAGCCCGAAACTATTAGTaccagaaaaagaaaatagattttcaagaaaattatcGTTGCGATCTAACGATTCTCCATTTGGTGCCAGGAGACGTTGCGATACatcaattaacaaaaaagaaatttctcaAGACAACTTCATAGTTCCCattgaaaaatgtaataaagaaaaatataaatacgaGCCAGAAAAATCCTCCTCGCCTCCAGTTAGTAGTATAAGTTCAGCCGAAGACGAAAGTGGATTTTCGTCAATGAATTCCTTCCAAGAAGTTGGATTGCCAATTATATCTTCGACTATAACCGAAGAAACATTAACAAAAGAAGCTTTGCTAAGAAGTATGCTCCATAATGAAAACACTTATTACAGCCTACAAGATTATCACGTAAACGAACGAAGTAATTTGTCAGaaatgaaatatcaaaaaccGAAACCTATTGATGATCGAAAAATTTGGTCAAAACCAGCGACCCATCAAAGATCAAACTCAGTGCCAGTTGAACCAATTGCCAATGAAAACATTAATATGAAAGTTTTGTGGGTTTGA